In Fusobacterium nucleatum, the genomic stretch AATAATATTTACTAAATTCATATTTATCTTCTTTTTTTCCATTTTTGACAATAAGTTCTTTATCATTAACAATTATAGTAATAAAATTTCCCCAAATTACTAACCATATATAAGATAAGAAAATTACAGTAGTTATGATAATTGAAATTAGTTGACTTAACCAGATATGTGCGATAAAAAAAACAAAAAGTGAAAGAACTGCACCACATAAAAAATTAAAAATTACTCTATACACCCTACTTTTATAG encodes the following:
- a CDS encoding magnesium transporter translates to MEKVYKSRVYRVIFNFLCGAVLSLFVFFIAHIWLSQLISIIITTVIFLSYIWLVIWGNFITIIVNDKELIVKNGKKEDKYEFSKYYFRARTVSSSGDTECSLYAIDENGFETYIDCELIGIGQFRYLLNDLKLDVGVNKINTIKKDK